One Phoenix dactylifera cultivar Barhee BC4 chromosome 8, palm_55x_up_171113_PBpolish2nd_filt_p, whole genome shotgun sequence genomic window carries:
- the LOC120111480 gene encoding uncharacterized protein LOC120111480 produces the protein MSALKTGARSYRFLFSIEKNFSADLTKMLVRARKYAKAEEAVASRRGRAEQASKKKKKHREERGRPRSLSPRRAKNLPRLKSPLRPRGLLRPRSPSRPKSPPRPRISNGRYESYTPLNAPRTEILMEIEGREYFRPPPPMRDTRAWRNPRKYCRFHRDYSHDTEDCFQLRDEIEALIRRGVLNRFVRNRCEEKRPIEDAVQPGEPCPNKPVAGVISTIGRGPPIGEPVERLLPKRPVSQRPFLSRTGIWRESRLPTTMQWSSP, from the coding sequence atgtcggcactgaAGACTGGGGCCCGGTCTTAtagatttctcttctccatcgagaagaatttttctgcTGACCTCACTAAGATGCTGGTCAGGGCGCGGAAGTACGCAAAGGCGGAGGAAGCTGTTGCTTCCAGACGGGGCAGGGCCGAGCAGGcctctaaaaagaaaaagaaacatcgcgaggagcgcggccgcccCAGAAGCCTATCCCCGCGCCGAGCCAAGAACTTGCCTCGCCTGAAAAGTCCTCTCCGACCGCGGGGACTGCTCCGACCAAGGTCCCCGTCTCGTCCGAAATCTCCACCACGGCCCCGTATATCTAACGGGAGGTACGAGAGCTACACTCCACTTAATGCTCCTCGAACCGAGATTCTGATGGAGATTGAAGGCCGAGAATATTTCCGGCCTCCGCCCCCGATGCGGGACACCAGAGCCTGGCGCAACCCTAGGAAATACTGCCGTTTCCATCGAGACTATAGCCATGATACAGAGGACTGCTTtcagctccgggacgagattgaagcactcatccgccggggAGTGCTTAACCGGTTCGTGCGGAACCGGTGCGAGGAGAAAAGGCCAATCGAGGACGCCGTGCAGCCTGGAGAACCGTGTCCCAacaagcctgtcgccggcgtcATTAGCACCATTGGAAGAGGGCCCCCGATCGGGGAACCGGTTGAAAGGCTTCTCCCGAAGCGCCCCGTATCTCAGAGGCCATTTCTTTCTCGGACAGGGATATGGAGGGAGTCGAGACTCCCCACGACGATGcagtggtcatctccatga
- the LOC103701588 gene encoding protein PHYTOCHROME KINASE SUBSTRATE 2, whose protein sequence is MVTVSMASPCFNPNLTNKPFTIASSSSNPRDDSFSSYYTLISKNFPPELSNSAPSGLSFQISLGAGRPSDGEIEIFDAKKYFNGRMDGDTELQPENIPNTPTNKEEKSSVKTKSRTRSICSEVSGNSQSTLLRDLRKYPLPSGQRPANTKRLFLGVFRCSCSRKNAVEVDRDAGSNTSPTNCKKTARGREGGDRRPASWGGEEPLGGDPRMERFGFGLREEAIAFPLNLNFGMPKVTVGRDLKEEGRVGGVPKGFVSPFFQKGDIGSSLRRSLTMTPVLNPAGGGGGGSDDDLGSESSSELFEIESISLNSHPLFPTRGYEPSEASIEWSVVTASAANCSVASECNDDGLRGGKAPRRQRPGLLLGCVSEKAVNVNADAYNYNVRGRASPPVARHHGESCGVMDLGPARAGRAPGPGAVSSVRASRALYMH, encoded by the coding sequence ATGGTCACTGTCAGCATGGCCTCACCCTGCTTCAATCCCAATCTCACAAATAAACCATTCACCATTGCAAGCAGCTCGAGCAATCCCCGAGATGACTCCTTCTCTTCATACTACACTCTCATCAGTAAGAACTTCCCACCAGAGCTCAGTAACTCCGCTCCGAGTGGCCTGTCCTTCCAAATAAGCCTCGGTGCAGGGAGGCCAAGTGACGGCGAGATAGAAATCTTCGATGCGAAGAAGTACTTCAATGGACGAATGGATGGTGATACAGAGCTACAACCTGAGAACATACCAAATACACCAACTAATAAAGAAGAGAAGTCCAGTGTCAAAACCAAGTCAAGGACGAGGAGTATTTGTTCGGAGGTGAGCGGAAACAGCCAGAGCACTCTGCTCCGAGACCTCCGAAAGTACCCTCTCCCCAGTGGGCAAAGGCCAGCCAATACCAAGAGATTATTCCTCGGTGTTTTCCGGTGCTCTTGCTCTCGGAAGAATGCCGTCGAGGTCGACCGGGATGCTGGGTCCAATACTAGCCCGACCAACTGCAAGAAGACTGCGCGTGGTAGGGAGGGTGGTGACCGCCGTCCGGCGAGCTGGGGAGGGGAGGAGCCCTTGGGAGGGGACCCGAGAATGGAAAGGTTTGGTTTTGGGCTCAGAGAAGAGGCAATTGCTTTCCcactaaatttaaattttgggaTGCCAAAAGTGACCGTTGGAAGGGATCTGAAAGAAGAGGGAAGGGTCGGGGGAGTTCCCAAGGGGTTCGTGTCTCCTTTTTTTCAGAAAGGTGATATAGGCTCCAGTCTTAGAAGGAGCTTGACCATGACTCCAGTACTCAAccccgccggcggcggcggtggcgggaGTGACGACGACCTCGGCAGCGAGTCGAGCTCCGAGTTGTTCGAGATCGAGAGCATATCATTGAATTCGCATCCACTCTTCCCGACAAGGGGTTACGAGCCGAGCGAGGCGAGCATCGAGTGGAGCGTCGTCACGGCCAGCGCCGCAAACTGCTCGGTGGCGTCGGAGTGCAACGACGACGGCCTGAGGGGCGGGAAGGCTCCGAGGCGGCAACGGCCGGGGCTGCTGTTGGGGTGCGTTAGCGAGAAGGCGGTGAATGTGAACGCCGACGCCTATAACTACAACGTGCGGGGGAGAGCGAGCCCTCCGGTGGCGAGGCATCACGGGGAGAGCTGCGGGGTGATGGACTTGGGGCCGGCTCGGGCTGGGCGGGCGCCCGGCCCGGGCGCCGTCTCGAGCGTGCGCGCGTCGCGGGCCCTCTACATGCACTAG